One Methylobacterium oryzae DNA window includes the following coding sequences:
- the rsmA gene encoding 16S rRNA (adenine(1518)-N(6)/adenine(1519)-N(6))-dimethyltransferase RsmA → MSAGDGLPPLREVVARHGLEPKKALGQNFLYDLNLTGRIARAAGPLAGVTVVEVGPGPGGLTRALLAEGAARVVAIERDPRALPALAEIAAHYPGRLEVVDADALAFDPRPLVGEAPARIVANLPYNVGTALLTGWLDGEVWPPWWDLAVLMFQREVAERIVAGPEERADYGRLGVLCGWRTEAEILFDVSPSAFVPPPKVTSSVVRLVPRAQPLPCRAGALEAVTRAAFGQRRKMLRQSLKALTPEAGALLAAAGLSETARAEEIPVSGFVDLANRWDAHRKAGAPVRTPA, encoded by the coding sequence ATGAGCGCCGGGGACGGTCTTCCCCCGCTGCGCGAGGTCGTCGCCCGCCACGGCCTGGAGCCGAAGAAGGCGCTCGGCCAGAACTTCCTCTACGACCTCAACCTGACCGGCCGGATCGCCCGGGCGGCCGGTCCGCTCGCGGGGGTGACCGTGGTGGAGGTCGGGCCGGGCCCGGGGGGCTTGACCCGCGCGCTCCTCGCCGAGGGCGCCGCCCGCGTCGTGGCGATCGAGCGCGACCCGCGCGCCCTGCCGGCCCTCGCCGAGATCGCCGCCCACTATCCCGGCCGGCTCGAGGTGGTCGACGCCGACGCCCTCGCCTTCGACCCGCGGCCGCTGGTGGGCGAGGCGCCGGCGCGGATCGTCGCCAACCTGCCCTACAATGTCGGGACCGCCCTGCTCACCGGCTGGCTCGACGGCGAGGTCTGGCCGCCCTGGTGGGACCTCGCCGTGCTGATGTTCCAGCGGGAGGTCGCCGAGCGGATCGTCGCCGGCCCGGAGGAGCGGGCCGATTACGGCCGGCTCGGCGTCCTCTGCGGCTGGCGCACGGAGGCCGAGATCCTGTTCGACGTCAGCCCCTCGGCCTTCGTGCCGCCACCCAAGGTGACCTCGAGCGTGGTCCGGCTGGTGCCGCGCGCCCAGCCCCTGCCCTGCCGCGCCGGCGCGCTCGAAGCCGTCACCCGGGCGGCCTTCGGCCAGCGGCGGAAGATGTTGCGCCAGAGCCTCAAGGCCTTGACGCCCGAGGCCGGCGCCCTGCTGGCCGCCGCCGGCCTGTCCGAGACCGCGCGCGCCGAGGAGATCCCGGTGTCCGGGTTCGTCGATCTCGCCAATCGGTGGGACGCGCACAGAAAGGCCGGCGCCCCGGTGAGGACGCCGGCCTGA